Sequence from the Microbacterium galbinum genome:
CGGGAAGATGCCTGCACACTCGGCGGCTGGTCGGTCCGTTCCTGACGAGTCGTCGGCACGCCTCTACGTGCCTCGTCGTCGTGTGCTGACTCACCCCGCGATTGCATGAGGGAGGGTGAACGCATAGCTACCGGCCAAAGTTGTTGGCTCCGCTCATCCGGTTGCGTTCCTTGGGGGCGGCCTCTCCGCTGCCTGCGGCCCGTCCATTCGTCCCAGTTCGACCCTGCGTCGCGTCCCGCCCCCTGTGGCGTGGGGGAGGCGTATCTTCGCCGGTGAGCGGTGTTGAGTTGTCAGAAGTGCGAGCGCCCGAAGGCGCGACGAATAGCGCCCCTGATCGCTCGGGGCTGGATGGACGTGTGCCTGACCGCTACGCGGCCGACATCTCCGGTTCCGCACGTGGCTTGCGGGTCGGGTTCGCGATGTACTCGCTGAGAGCACCGATGGTGTTCGCGACGTACTTCACGGACACGTTCGCGGCCTTCCCGTTCTCCACCGTGGAGAGGTAGCCCGCCGATCGCCCCGTGAGCTCCGCTGCTTCCGCGAGCGTGAGCCCAGCAAGTTCACGAACGGCACGGATGCTCTGACCCGCTGTGACTGCCGCTTCGTTCTGCATGAGTAAGAATTTATCAGAGTTACCCACAACGTGGGGGAAGTTTCTCAGAAATTACCCCAGAAACTTCGCGAAATGGGGAACACCTGTTAACGTTGTCCCCATGAACACACGTGACCGTGGGGAACTTCCGATCTCCGGGCCGATTGACGTTGATGCGCTGACAGCAGAAGGCCGAGCGCAGCTAGGCCCGCTCATCGAAGCGCGTCGCAAGTCGCGCGGCATGACACAGCTCGAACTCGCCGTCGCGGCGGGCGTGGACCGGAAGACCCTCGGCACGATCGAGAGCGGCAAGCGCGCCGGTCAGGCGGACAAGCTCCGTGCGCTGCTCGAGGCGCTCGAAATCCCGCAACTCGGCGACGTCGACCGCGGTTACGACGACGCGACGCGGTCCTTCATCGCCAGCACGGCGCCGATCTTCGACAGGCTGCCCGCATCGATCAAGGCAGAAGCGCAGCATGACGTCGTCGTGCTGCTCACCGGGAAGCTCGCCCGGTCCGCGAATGTCGACGCCTCCGTGGATGATGTCGAACACCGGGAGCCGCGCACGCTCCACGGCCTGGCCGCCGACGAAGGCCCCATGAAGATGGATCAGCCGGCCGCCGACGAAGACTGACCAGACCGTCCGGGGGGATATCAATGCGGCAACTGCTCGCGCTCGCCAACGAATACGGAGTGCACGTCCACTTCTGGGCTCTGCCTGAGCGGATTCGGGGTCTCTACGATCACGAGGAGCGCAGGATCTACCTGAACCTCCGCCTCACACCGTTCGAGCGGCGGTCGACGCTGGCGCACGAACTCGGCCACGCTCACTACGGCCATGACTGCACGTCTCCGCGCGGCGAGAAGCAGGCGCGTTCTTACGCTGCCGGCCTACTCATCGACCCCGAGGAGTACGAGCGCCTCGAGCGCATCAACCCGGACAAGCACTGGCTCGCGGAAGAGTTCTCCGTGACGCCTCAGATCATCCACGACTACGAGCACCACTTCCTCACTCGCCTCCGCGGCATCACCTACAGTCGCGCACGGATGGGCGTCGGGCAGTGGGCACACAGGAGCGTCCATGCCTAACCTCAGACCTGTCGCGGAGTCGGCCCCCCGACGCGCGGTCGCGATGATCCGCGTCTCCAAAGAGCGCGAGGAGATGCACTCCCCGGAGATGCAGCGAGTCGCGATCGAGAAGTACGCCGACGCGAACAACTTGCAGATCATCGACTGGGTCGAGGGCATCGACGAGTCAGGATCCGACAAGCGTTCCGCCTGGTGGTCACGCCTCGACCAGTCCATCGCGCGGATGGAAGCTCGCGAGTTCGAGCTGATCCTCGTGTGGCGGTTCAGCCGCGTCGGACGCCAGCGCCTCCGGTGGGCAGTCGCGCTCGATCGAGTCGACACTCTCGGCGGCATGATCATCTCCGTACTGGAGCCCGTCGAGTCCGCGACAGCTTCCGGACGGTTCGCGCGCGGCATGCTCGGCGAGATGAACGCGTACCAGGCAGAACTCATCGGCGAGCAGTGGCGCGAGACCCACGAGCGCCGCCGCAGGGCAGGCCTCCCGCACGGCAACCATCGCCGCTTCGGC
This genomic interval carries:
- a CDS encoding ImmA/IrrE family metallo-endopeptidase, which translates into the protein MRQLLALANEYGVHVHFWALPERIRGLYDHEERRIYLNLRLTPFERRSTLAHELGHAHYGHDCTSPRGEKQARSYAAGLLIDPEEYERLERINPDKHWLAEEFSVTPQIIHDYEHHFLTRLRGITYSRARMGVGQWAHRSVHA
- a CDS encoding helix-turn-helix domain-containing protein — translated: MNTRDRGELPISGPIDVDALTAEGRAQLGPLIEARRKSRGMTQLELAVAAGVDRKTLGTIESGKRAGQADKLRALLEALEIPQLGDVDRGYDDATRSFIASTAPIFDRLPASIKAEAQHDVVVLLTGKLARSANVDASVDDVEHREPRTLHGLAADEGPMKMDQPAADED
- a CDS encoding helix-turn-helix domain-containing protein, translating into MQNEAAVTAGQSIRAVRELAGLTLAEAAELTGRSAGYLSTVENGKAANVSVKYVANTIGALSEYIANPTRKPRAEPEMSAA